The genomic segment CCGCCGTTTCAAGGCTCGCGGTCTGGACGACGGCAGCCTGGCCGGGGCGCTCGGCGGCGGGCAGCGGCACGGGCGCGGTGACTTCCACGGTCTGCACCGCGCGCTGTGCCGGACCGTTATCGGCCACCTGCACGACGGGCGACTGCTTCTTGCCGAAAAGCGAATCGAAGATATTGCCGCCGCCACCGACGGAATCGCCGACCCCGCAGGGCACGGAATGGCACTTCTGCCATTCGGCCATGGCATATTGGCGGCCGGTCGAGGAGAGCGGCTTGCCGTCGGCCGGCAGGTGCAGCGTCTTGCCGTCGGGGAAGACGCGCTTGAGCTGGGCGGTGGTCATGCGCGGCCAGGCGCGCACGCTCCCGGTATCCAGGTGCACGAACGGGCTGCCCGAGGTCGGGTAGTAGCCGACCCCGCCGACCTGGAAGCGCATGGCGGTGGCACGCAGGGTCGCCAGGTCGATGCCCGGGATGAAGAAGTCCATCGCCTTGCCCTTGATATGCTGGGAATTCTCGGCCACCCCCGAGGAGGAGGCGCGCAGCATGGCGTTGGTCTTGGGCGAGCGGTAGGAGGAAACGATGTTGATCGGCTGGGTTGCCCCGACCGACTGGTAGACCTGCCAGACCAGATCGAAGAGCGCCGGATCCATGGTGGTCGGCTCGTTCGTCCGCCAGTCGCGCAGGAAGTAGTTGAGCTTGCGCAGGCCATCCTGGTCGTAGCGGCCGTTGCGCTTGAAGGTGATCTGGGCCGTCTCGCCGGTATGGGTGTGATGCAGATAGAGCGTCCGGTCACCCGAGGCCGCAAGGGCGGGTGTGGTCACGGGCGGAACGATGACCGTCAGTGCCATCAGCACTGCCGCCAAAACACGCCCAAGCCGCTGCCGAAACCGTGGTGCTGAAGACACGCCCTACTACGCCTATTCCCCAAGTCGCAATGTCAGGAGCTTAGCAGCTAGTCGCAACGAGTTTGTTAACGCTAACGCCCCGTAACCGCCGCCCCGGCGGCCCTCACCCAATATTGATAGCCCAAAACCGGGCCGAACCAAGGCGCAAAGTTTAAGCGGGGGTTAATCGATTGGCGGGTCCACCCGCCCGGAAACGTCGACCAATCGGTAAAATTTGAATCAATCCAGGCCACTTTTTTGCCGAGCCCGCCGCACCGGCCTCGCGCCATAGCTCCTCCTTATGGTTCGTCAAAGGAAGTAATTTCGGGTGCAACGACCCCATCGGCTAGCCTCCGGATCGACGCCGCTCGCGGGCGGCCAACGGAGGAGTCTCGTGAAAAAATCATACCCCATGATGGCC from the Youhaiella tibetensis genome contains:
- a CDS encoding DUF882 domain-containing protein, with amino-acid sequence MALTVIVPPVTTPALAASGDRTLYLHHTHTGETAQITFKRNGRYDQDGLRKLNYFLRDWRTNEPTTMDPALFDLVWQVYQSVGATQPINIVSSYRSPKTNAMLRASSSGVAENSQHIKGKAMDFFIPGIDLATLRATAMRFQVGGVGYYPTSGSPFVHLDTGSVRAWPRMTTAQLKRVFPDGKTLHLPADGKPLSSTGRQYAMAEWQKCHSVPCGVGDSVGGGGNIFDSLFGKKQSPVVQVADNGPAQRAVQTVEVTAPVPLPAAERPGQAAVVQTASLETAAPALPFGNNASAPLTQAELSGSGEVAPIPMQKSERLMVATNSKASAETAVVALASLEAPVPAARVLMTNPPAELVTAYAPQPQQDPEAQRALEMIISRDTTASLPPKPVIDPSNIRTASLGGGAVPKGGLSGLFDTTWNAVGKAGTSAPAAKAAAQLAASQPIAGVATRSVELVAPDFDHVAEIFTQPQALSSATYGVLWEPDEGDLDPATELGPYVARLGFVTEGGQTLESSRFVTGRPLLVASR